The following coding sequences are from one Geothrix sp. window:
- a CDS encoding DUF1801 domain-containing protein produces MAENKTRPTEASVEHYLEAIADEDRRQDCETLAGLMARATGQPARMWGTAIVGFGSHHYRYESGREGDMCLVGFSSRKGDISVYGLNAAPSHETLMPKLGRHKAGKGCLYLRNLREIDLEVLEQLVAEAAQAKARGHC; encoded by the coding sequence ATGGCGGAAAATAAGACCAGGCCCACGGAAGCCAGCGTCGAGCACTACCTCGAGGCCATTGCGGACGAGGACCGGCGCCAGGATTGTGAGACCCTCGCCGGGCTGATGGCCCGGGCGACCGGGCAGCCCGCCCGGATGTGGGGCACGGCCATCGTGGGCTTCGGCAGCCACCACTACCGGTACGAGAGCGGCCGCGAGGGGGACATGTGCCTGGTGGGCTTCTCGTCCCGGAAGGGGGACATCAGCGTGTACGGCCTGAACGCCGCGCCCAGCCATGAAACCCTGATGCCGAAGCTCGGGCGGCACAAGGCTGGCAAGGGCTGCCTGTACCTGCGGAACCTCCGCGAGATCGATCTGGAGGTCCTCGAGCAGCTCGTGGCCGAGGCCGCCCAGGCCAAGGCCCGCGGCCATTGCTAG
- a CDS encoding carboxypeptidase-like regulatory domain-containing protein, protein MPAALLSFCLLLQSAPAPLPVRPVISSTEGGLRADVRDQRGAPVPGVRILLKGPDGRTWAATTNAQGQCQAGGLPPGEYRVELRKQAYPPAVYPRLTIRANAWLLGAGPLPELRGPRLSLAGAPTYEEAPAPIVPLRREPGKIPMH, encoded by the coding sequence ATGCCCGCTGCCCTTCTGTCCTTCTGCCTCCTGCTCCAGTCCGCGCCGGCGCCCCTGCCCGTCCGGCCGGTGATCTCCAGCACCGAGGGCGGGCTGAGGGCCGACGTGCGCGACCAGCGCGGCGCACCGGTGCCGGGCGTGCGGATCCTGCTGAAGGGACCGGACGGCCGGACCTGGGCGGCGACCACCAACGCCCAGGGCCAGTGCCAGGCCGGGGGCCTGCCGCCGGGCGAGTACCGGGTGGAGCTGCGCAAGCAGGCCTATCCGCCGGCCGTGTACCCGCGCCTGACGATCCGGGCGAATGCCTGGCTGCTGGGCGCGGGCCCGCTGCCGGAGCTGCGGGGCCCCCGCCTGAGCCTGGCGGGTGCGCCCACCTACGAAGAAGCTCCGGCACCCATCGTCCCCCTGCGCCGGGAGCCGGGGAAGATCCCCATGCACTAG
- a CDS encoding SRPBCC domain-containing protein, with translation MSLFRHSRDLPAAPEAVFAAIQDPARLARWWGPAGFTNTFQTFEFREGGSWLFTMHGPDGTDYPNQSEFLEIVPHSMVRIRHVNLPHFELSIALEPSAAGTLVSWIGVFENREFAENMRQFLETANEQNLDRLALEVGPGPYLGA, from the coding sequence ATGTCCCTCTTCCGCCACTCCCGGGACCTTCCAGCCGCCCCTGAAGCCGTGTTTGCCGCCATCCAGGATCCGGCGCGTCTGGCCCGCTGGTGGGGTCCGGCGGGGTTCACGAACACGTTCCAGACCTTCGAGTTCCGGGAGGGCGGATCCTGGCTGTTCACCATGCATGGGCCGGACGGGACCGACTATCCGAACCAGTCCGAGTTCCTGGAGATCGTCCCCCATTCGATGGTTCGGATCCGACACGTCAACCTGCCGCACTTTGAGCTTTCCATTGCGCTGGAACCCAGTGCGGCCGGAACCCTCGTGTCCTGGATCGGAGTCTTTGAAAACCGCGAATTTGCCGAGAACATGCGCCAGTTCCTCGAGACGGCCAATGAGCAGAACCTGGATCGGCTGGCCCTTGAGGTCGGCCCCGGTCCGTACCTCGGCGCCTGA
- a CDS encoding RidA family protein translates to MPRQIVFTPKAARPPATYSQAVKAAGLIFVSGTAPIDPVTGQIQGATIQEQTSQCLTNIAEILEEAGSSLDKIVSATVVLADEEDFPGMNEEWLRWFPSNPPARQGAKLPVKIPGLKISIAAIAEA, encoded by the coding sequence ATGCCTCGTCAAATTGTCTTCACCCCAAAAGCAGCTAGGCCTCCAGCGACCTACAGCCAGGCTGTGAAGGCGGCAGGGCTGATTTTTGTTTCGGGCACCGCTCCTATTGATCCGGTCACTGGCCAAATCCAGGGCGCAACTATCCAGGAGCAAACGTCCCAGTGCCTAACCAACATCGCTGAAATCCTTGAAGAAGCCGGCAGCTCACTGGACAAAATCGTAAGCGCTACCGTGGTCCTCGCAGACGAGGAAGACTTCCCAGGTATGAATGAAGAATGGCTTCGTTGGTTCCCCTCCAACCCACCTGCTCGTCAGGGGGCAAAGTTGCCAGTGAAAATTCCTGGTCTCAAAATCTCAATCGCCGCAATAGCAGAGGCCTAA
- a CDS encoding carboxypeptidase-like regulatory domain-containing protein, with product MPRPLLRPLLSGLLLAVLGCTPHGDCGCTPPPSGTAQGRLVDAQGQPVAGAEVCVVTMTGSDPVHQGLYVEAKGSSRADGTFDLPAVVGRHRILVRARVGGTVFLPRLGPEFELKAAGTLVAGPDLDLTAAVPATLTVAITPVHGAQQEDALLLEQRLQADGIEFTLPIASLKPAIVAGIESVVFASQPPGTYALSLWRSETTGTHANVGSAKATLTLAEGAALDLPLPVQ from the coding sequence ATGCCACGCCCCCTCCTGCGTCCCCTTCTGTCCGGCCTGCTCCTGGCGGTGCTGGGCTGCACCCCGCATGGGGACTGCGGCTGCACGCCGCCGCCCTCCGGCACCGCGCAGGGCCGCCTGGTGGACGCGCAGGGCCAGCCCGTGGCGGGGGCCGAAGTGTGCGTGGTCACCATGACCGGCAGCGACCCCGTCCACCAGGGCCTCTATGTCGAGGCGAAGGGCAGCTCCCGCGCCGACGGCACCTTCGACCTTCCGGCCGTCGTGGGCCGCCACCGGATCCTGGTCCGCGCCCGGGTGGGCGGCACCGTCTTCCTGCCCCGCCTGGGTCCCGAGTTCGAGCTGAAGGCTGCGGGCACCCTGGTGGCGGGCCCGGATCTGGACCTCACGGCCGCAGTGCCCGCCACCCTGACCGTGGCCATCACCCCCGTTCATGGCGCCCAGCAGGAGGACGCCCTGCTGCTGGAACAGCGCCTGCAGGCGGACGGGATCGAGTTCACGCTGCCCATCGCCAGCCTCAAGCCGGCCATCGTCGCGGGCATCGAGTCCGTGGTTTTTGCCAGCCAGCCGCCGGGCACCTACGCCCTGTCCCTCTGGCGCAGCGAGACCACCGGCACCCACGCCAACGTGGGCTCGGCCAAGGCCACCCTCACCCTGGCGGAAGGCGCTGCCCTGGACCTGCCCCTGCCGGTGCAGTGA
- a CDS encoding DinB family protein, translating into MKGDAPALLQALDDRRRALLASLETLDPGTLQARPAPGAWSILEIVEHLVVAEQVILQGLPDPAALVDRPRSLRQRCTYPLVLLVLRLGIPVKVPSRRMLPTGTVPLAELRDRWDATHRWLRAYAEGLPPGGAGRAVFSHPVCGPITLSQALRMDRLHLEIHARQIKERRPA; encoded by the coding sequence GTGAAGGGCGACGCCCCGGCCCTCCTCCAGGCGCTGGACGACCGGCGCCGGGCCCTGCTGGCTTCGCTGGAGACCCTCGACCCCGGGACCCTGCAGGCCCGGCCCGCGCCCGGCGCCTGGTCCATCCTGGAGATCGTCGAGCATCTCGTGGTGGCGGAGCAGGTGATCCTGCAGGGACTGCCGGATCCGGCCGCCCTGGTGGACCGCCCCCGCAGCCTGCGGCAGCGCTGCACCTACCCCCTGGTGCTGCTCGTCCTGCGCCTCGGCATCCCGGTGAAGGTGCCCTCGCGGCGCATGCTGCCCACGGGGACGGTGCCCCTGGCCGAACTGCGCGACCGCTGGGACGCGACGCACCGGTGGCTGCGCGCCTACGCCGAGGGCCTGCCGCCGGGCGGGGCCGGGCGGGCCGTCTTCTCGCATCCGGTCTGCGGCCCCATCACCCTGTCCCAGGCGCTGCGCATGGACCGGCTGCACCTGGAGATCCACGCCCGGCAGATCAAGGAACGGAGGCCCGCATGA